The genomic region CTCCCGGTGCGGCCATGATGTCCAAACTGGCAAACTCGGGAGCGCTCTTAGAGCGTGAGTTTTTATACCCGTCAGTTGCAATGATTCCATCCAGCGCAGTCAGCTGGCACAGATTCGCCAAGATAATAAAGATTAGCGTATTCGGATAGGACGCTAAATTAACCTATGTGCGTCACTTACCATGCATTGTATGACACGTCTCCTTCTTGCCTTTGATTCTTTAGTTGCATTCGTGTCAAATTGGAAGACCTGCTTCTCCGACAGGTCAACCACAGCCAAGAACCAGTGCTTGTCACAGTCTTCTTCCAGTACTAGCATATAGACCTGTGATTGATGGAAAAAGCCGAATACAATAAGAGAGTCATAATTCAGTCCGCCCAGGTTCAGAACTTGCGTACAAGAATCTTATCGGTCGGTAGCTTAGAAGGCGTAGGTCTTACGTCGGGTGCATGTGGTCATTGCCGTATCGCTGCGCCAAAATTTCTGGGTGGACACCGTCCATTACATCGGCCTGGTTATTCAGAGAGTATTCAGAGATTCAAACAAGTCACCGTGCATGTCAACGGTACATGGTTCATGTTAAAACAGAGAACGTTAAATCATAGATATGTATTCAAATAAACTACCGAATTAGGATTTGGGTGTACCATAAAATTCAGATGCAAGCACCATACCGCTCGAGGGTGATCTCTATCGGTTTCTCCCTCCGATGCGACCATGATCGTGATCAACTCCATTATCTGCAAATCAtaaccaacaaaaaaaatcagACTTCGCATGGAAATAATAAACCCGGGTCAGCGGAAAAAAATCCATTAATTCGAAGAGGATACGATGGATTGCTACGTGCCTTCGGGATTGGTTGTCGTCCGTCTAACAGGCATCCCATGTCAGAACGAGTTGCATGTTGCGACCCGACGCGTACAACGATCTCCCTGTGCGGTCAACAAATGGAAGATGTTACACATGCTAGCCCAATTTAACTACGGTCCTCCGACACTAATGACGCCACACGGCAGATTCAGGCGTTGATGTTCAGATAGAATACTTACGTGGGGTCGGCATGATGGTCGTAGACGTACTTACAGATGTCCATCTCGTGCTGAGAGATTGGCCATTCGTTGGTGGTGTTTGTTCCCTTCTTGGTCAAGTTTGACGGGGGTCGTCGCGGAATCTGCTTATAGGTGTCGGCTGTCCGTCCGTGGCTGCTTTCCGGCATCGATGAGCTCTCGTCGGATGATGTCACCGTGTTAAAgggaaaactgccttttctgttTTGCGTTGGCTGCAGTCCATTGCGCCCTGTCGGGTTGTCTGCATTATTGCTCCGTTGGGGCGATATAGTCCCCCGGTTACCCCCGTATACCTTTTCCTTGAATCGAGTGAAGAAGCATGTGGCCTTGCCACCCTTAGGCCCATGTTCGACGCCGTGCGTGTTTGACCTGCACATCTTTGGGTACATGGCCCGTTTCTGATCGTCGTCATCATCGTAAACAGACATGTCGACGTCTCCGCCACTGCTTTTTGTCGACGACTGATGCAGTCTCTTCCTCATCGTTCCTAGAAGCATCAACTGTCTACGGTTGGGAATGGAGGCGCATGACATCGGGTTGTGCATGTGTTTCCTGTCGACGACCGGTAGTCTTCGTTTCTCAATTCGGTTTCCATCGGACGTTGCGTTGACTTTATCCGCAGGTCCCTTTTGCGCCTGGGTGACAGGCTCTCTGAGACCGCCCACCAACAACTGAATCGTCACCATTTCCGCTTCGACCCTGTCCATTCGGCGTTGCGTGTTCTTCCATGGAAAATCGTAACAAATCTGTCAGATGGTTGGATTTACCGAAACAGTTAGAACGGAAATTGAGACGGGTGTTACCAACCTTTGTGTTCTCGAGCACCTCTCTCATTATTTCCAGCAACGCATCATTTGAGGTGTTGTCGTTTGGGCCCGGTATTCTCTGATCCTCCTGGCATTGGGCGCTTGTTAGTACGTTTGTGGTATACAACTAACTCACTAGAATCGTGAGCAGCATAAGCATAACttaaaaaaataagtaaataaaaagTCAAAACCGGCCAATGCACCACAACCGTACCTGGGCAGTGTCGTCGTTCATGTTGTTGGATGCAGCGGGTGTCCCATGATCGGCCATTGTTCGTTGCAGTATCGGTCGTCGGCATCCGATGGGTTGGTCCGTGTTGGTTGTGCGTGGGGATGGTTGTGTTTTGGCGATGGCTTGATTTGTGAAGAGGATAGAATCGGCTAGCTATTGCCCGGTCAAAAAGTTGGGTCTGCAAACACCTTTCTTGAAGTATGAAGACGGTCAGCTCCATCGAGCCAGGATGCATCACATGCGTTTAAAATTGCACTGGTTAGGCAACCTCGGGTGCCGTCCAATATTCAAGCCTTTGCAAAGTGCTTCCTAACATAGCAAAAGGTGACCTGCCATTGCATGAGATCAGTAGCGTCTGCACACGGCGATACGATATTAAaatctattttaatttaattgtgtGGCATGTAAAGgataaaaacttaatacgcaaaATGACAAAAATTCTACTAAGAACATTTAACATTGTTATTATTACGGGAAGTGCAAGGCCAATGGGCtgattttttttatactttttaaatgACATAAAACGTCACTGCCGTTTGGTatgtgaaaataatttttaaatttattaaatacaaaacgttaatgctgttttttttttaaaaaaataaaagatttatatttttcCTAAAACGGCTCTGCCATTTTGCCTAGGTAACTCTTTCTTAATTGAAAATAAGAAAACGTAATTGacgttttgattttttattttttttaattaaaagaaattaaaaacggATACAACGATGTTAAATACAATTTTTAAGACATTTTGATAGATTACACGAATACAGATccaacattaaaaaaaaagttgcaATGGGAACAACCTATTTTCTTCTTATTATTTATTctacataataaattaataatgacGCGTTAAAGTTAATAATCCAAAATGATAAGAATCAATAACTTATAATAGTGGTAaggctgattttttttttatattgaaacAAAGAtgttaaatacaatttttttggaattttgaTTGATTACACCAATACAGacctaatattaaaataaaaaaagggttCAGATATACGTGATCGTCTCACACAATTGGCCGCTCCTTCAGGGAACTAACGAGCCCACCCCCAAAATTAAAGAACGCTGAAGGGACATGTTACTCGGCCACTCACCTTTGAATGCAGTGACTCTGTGTCGGCTAACAAAATTAATCTGATCCAACGAAATCTCCGTCACAGAAGTACCATTAGCACCTGTTGCTGCCCGTCTATGAATATTTTCGCGCACTGTGATCATACAATCACCCATGATTGTCACAGGATTCCATGGAACACCCAACTGACCACCAACTCGTAGCTTGATGAATGGGACCACGCACATCGATTCCAAGTCAATCTTGCACCATATGGTCGATAGTCCTCCGTGCGGGGATCGTTCATAGCCGACCAGGTGTGGGATGCTGTCGAGCACACGCATCGCCTACACGTGCTGAATTGAGCTACGGTTTATCCTAATCTTGTTCAGTAGAAGGTTTCATGCATCCAGAATGACCAAATGCATTGCAACCGTGGCATCACGTCCACCCCAGTTCACCCACAAGGCCTTACCAAGGTGGAAGACTGAGCTCGCTCCGAAGTGAGTGAGACGCAAATCGTTAATGTACTCCTGTTTCCAGATTCCATCTGCGGAATTGAAAACATTGCAGTGCAAAAACCTATTTTTGAGATGCCTCTTTGAAATATGGACGACCTAGTAATTTTTAGCTCCCGCCCGATATCCAAATGCGTATCCGATAACGGCCTGTTTCCATAGGGTGTCTGCCGGATTGTCCAGTTGCCGAGCCACTCGTAGCAGTGGGTTCAATATCATCAGTCCCGTATCAAAACCAGCCCAGCTATACCGATCACAGATCATACCGTAATCGGAGTCGATGACACTCCACCATCCGCGAGGACCCAGCTATTCTGGCATTAGCGCGGGTACTCTTCCTCCGTCTAGACAGTCCACAAGACAAAAACATACTCTTTAACAGTATGTCTCCTGGTCACCAATCTGGAGCAACACTTTCTGGTGTTTTCCGCTGTTTGCGATCGTGTTGTCCCTCCTAAATTTATCGGATGACAGTCGGACACGCCAAGTAGTGCTTGCGGCTCTGCATCTCGCTGCTGTCTTCGGGTCTGTCTGGGTGAATATCTCCATAAATATATCGTCCGAAAAGACCTGGTCACCCATCTCACCCAATGACTCCGCCAATTGAGTTGCCATAATCTAAGCTGCTTTCCttctctgctttttttttttaaatgtcgTGTCTTAGACCGTCTAGAACATAACGGAGTAAACAATTAAGGGATGCATGTACTATACACTTCCTCACTTTTGCTAGATTGTAGCGGTCTGGCCCGCAGCTGTGCATCATGATGGGTCTGTCACTCACGTCACATCAAAAAAATGTAAATGCCCcttaaacacaaaaaaatatgaaACAACTCATTAAGTAACATCATTTTTCAAGGAATAACAATAGACCCGGATGCAACCGTATCGTACAAGATATATAcatatgaattattttttttccatACCATTTTTCGTAGAGAAAGATTATACCAAACGGATACAACAGGCCACATATTCAATGTTAATTGTTTGAATCGTTAGCTAACAACTCCATGGGGAAAGATGCCTCCACCCTGGGGCTGGGGGCTTTAATCGACCGTTCCGTGCCAAGTTGGCGTCATAGGTGTCAGTTAACAAGAAGACCGTTGGGATGTGAGGACATGGTGCCATTGGCAGAGAGGTGAATATGAACCCTCGTTGCGCACTGCTATTTCAAAAGCCCCTCTTTCACTCTCCCCGTGAACTATTGAACACACAATGCAGGGATCCTCTTCCATAAGCTCGTCCTCCGTTGATGCACTGATGCCTCGCTGTCACTGTGGCGTGAGGTCGCCAATCAGAACCGCTTGGAAATGTGACTATCCAGGCAGAAGGTTTTATGGATGTTCTGGGTACGAAACCACCAGGAAATGCTCGTTCTTTCAGTGGTACGATCCAGAGCCCCCGGCTCGTTATTCTGATGTCATTCGCAGGTTTCTGGAAACGAACGAGGGCATTATAAGCGAGAACACTGAGTTGAAGAAGACAAGACAGGAACTCCTAGACGAGCTGCGTCGTTTGCAACAGAGTGTGCATGAAACAAGGGCAAAGCTCGAGGCTACCGTTGCAGCCTCTATGGCCATGGAAGACAACATGCTTGCGAGTGTCGCGACGACAAGGAAGCGTGGGGTTGTGATCATCGTGCTGATATCCGTGATCGTTTTGTTGGTTTTCTTTCCGATCAAAGTCGCTAGTTGAGCCTTTTTTTCTATGTTCACGACTGGAAAACATAATTAAATCAAACGATTTGTTTAGCCTTAGTTGTAGCGTGGATTTGAGTGCATTGGCACTATGTTTTCAATCTAATTGGATAATTTTCATTTCCCGTATGCATTCTACTAAGTATAATAAACCACGATACACATCAATCCATTCGAAAAGCATAATTTTAAAATACCCGGAATACAAACAACGATTACACTTGGTCCATACGTACTCGCGACGGATTTACGGAGTGACAGCCTACTTGCCGCATATGCGATTGAATCACACAAGCGGCCGCTCCATCAAGGAACTAGTAAACTCACCCCCACAATTATAACGCGCTGAAGGTACATGTCACTCGGCCACTCACCTTTGAATGCGGTGAATCTGTGTCGGCTAACAAAATTAATCTGATCCAACGAAATCTCTGTCAGAAAACCACCGTTAGTACCTATTGCCCGTTTGCGATTGTTTTCGTGCACTGTGATCATACGATCACCCATGATCGTCACAGGATTCCATCGAACGCCATACTGACTGGCAACTCCTAGCTTGATGAACGGGATGACGCACATCGATTCCAAGTCAATCTTGCACCATATGGTCAACAGTCCTCCGTGCGGGGATCATTCATAGCCGACCAGGTGTGGGATGCCGTCGAGCACACGCATCGCTTGCACGTGCTGAATTGAGCAACGGTTTATCCTTATCTTGGTCAGAAGAAAGGTGGCTGCATCCAACACGACCACATGCGTTGCAATCATCAAACCACATCCACCCCAGTTGACCCACACGGCCTTACCAAGGTGGAACGCTGAGCCCTCATCGAGGTGAGTGAGACGCTGATCGTTTATGTACGCGTGTTTCCAGCTTCCCTCTGTGGAATTGAAAACATTGCAATGCAAAAACCTGTCTAGGATATGCCTCTTTGACATATGGACGACGCAGTAATTGTAAGTTCCCGCCCGGTATCCAAATGCGTATCCGATGACGACTTGTTTAAGTAGTTTGTCG from Arachis ipaensis cultivar K30076 chromosome B02, Araip1.1, whole genome shotgun sequence harbors:
- the LOC107627154 gene encoding uncharacterized protein LOC107627154, giving the protein MQGSSSISSSSVDALMPRCHCGVRSPIRTAWKCDYPGRRFYGCSGYETTRKCSFFQWYDPEPPARYSDVIRRFLETNEGIISENTELKKTRQELLDELRRLQQSVHETRAKLEATVAASMAMEDNMLASVATTRKRGVVIIVLISVIVLLVFFPIKVAS